One Glycine max cultivar Williams 82 chromosome 6, Glycine_max_v4.0, whole genome shotgun sequence DNA segment encodes these proteins:
- the LOC100777634 gene encoding uncharacterized protein, translated as MALARVALRREQNQQKLRNAVSDVSKEIGRYYNELELEKKLGAIEEVEQAECQCCGMKEDCTTVYITEVQECYCGKWVCGLCSEVVKERVGRSPKVAMQDALNSHRDFCQEYNATTRLNPQLSLTLSMREIAKRSLENRKSVLSITKLSRAISYP; from the coding sequence GAACAGAATCAGCAAAAGCTTAGAAATGCTGTCTCGGACGTGTCGAAGGAAATTGGAAGATACTATAATGAGTTGGAGTTGGAGAAGAAACTTGGTGCTATTGAAGAGGTGGAACAAGCTGAATGCCAATGTTGTGGGATGAAGGAGGATTGCACCACAGTTTATATCACAGAGGTTCAAGAATGTTATTGTGGGAAGTGGGTTTGTGGGCTTTGTTCTGAAGTTGTTAAGGAAAGAGTAGGGCGAAGTCCGAAGGTAGCCATGCAAGATGCTTTGAACTCTCACAGGGATTTCTGCCAGGAATATAACGCCACCACCAGGCTTAACCCACAACTCTCGTTAACTCTTTCTATGAGGGAAATAGCCAAAAGAAGTTTGGAGAATAGGAAATCTGTGTTAAGCATAACAAAGCTTAGTCGGGCCATTAGTTACCCCTGA